In the Bdellovibrionales bacterium genome, TTTGATTTGAATTTGAATTTTACAAAATTAATAAAAATCTCTTCAGGAGGAAATAATGTCTAAAGAGAAGTTTTCACGTAATAAGCCCCACGTAAACATCGGCACTATCGGTCACGTCGATCATGGTAAAACTACTTTGACTGCTGCGATCACTACGACTTTGGCTGCTGCTGGTAAAGCACAAGCTATGTCTTACGATCAAATCGATAAATCTCCAGAAGAGCGTGAGCGTGGTATCACTATCTCTACAACTCACGTTGAGTACGAAACAGACGTACGTCACTACGCACACGTTGACTGCCCAGGACATGCTGACTACGTAAAAAACATGATCACTGGTGCCGCTCAAATGGACGGCGCGATCTTGGTTGTTTCTTCAGCTGACGGTCCTATGCCACAAACTCGTGAGCACATCCTCTTGGCACGCCAAGTAGGTGTTCCTGCTCTCGTTGTATTCATGAACAAAGTTGACATGGTTGACGATAAAGAACTTCTTGAACTAGTTGAGCTTGAAGTTCGTGAATTGTTGTCTAAATACGAATTCCCTGGCGACGAAATCCCTATCGTAAAAGGTTCGGCTTTGAAAGCTTTGGAAGGCGATGCTTCTGAAATCGGTCGTCCATCTATCATGAAATTGATGGAAGCTTGCGACACTTATATCCCAACTCCAGCTCGTGCAGTTGATAAGACTTTCTTGATGCCAATCGAGGACGTATTCTCTATCTCTGGTCGTGGTACAGTTGTTACTGGCCGTGTTGAGCGTGGTATCGTTAAAGTTGGTGAAGAGGTTGAGATCGTTGGTATCCGCCCTACACAAAAAACAACTGTTACTGGTATCGAAATGTTCCGTAAGCTTCTTGATGAAGGTCAAGCGGGCGACAACTGCGGCGTTCTTCTCCGTGGTACTAAAAAAGAAGAAGTTGAGCGTGGACAAGTTCTTGCTAAACCAGGAACAATCAAGCCTCACAAAAAATTCAAAGGTGAAGCTTACATCCTCACTAAAGAAGAAGGTGGACGTCATACTCCATTCTTCAACGGCTACCGCCCTCAATTCTACTTCAGAACTACAGACGTTACTGGCGTTTGTACTTTGAAAGCTGGAACTGAGATGGTTATGCCTGGTGACCGCGTTGAAATCTCTGTAGAACTTATCGCTCCAATCGCAATGGAAAAAGAACTCCGTTTCGCGATCCGTGAGGGTGGTCGTACAGTAGGTGCAGGCGTTGTTACTGAAATCCTTGAGTAATCGCGTCTTCATTTAAATTGAAGATTGACAGCCAGGGGACATCTCGACGAGATTGTCCCCTTCGGCTTATTTAGGGCTTAAAATTTTTTGGTGCAGGGGTGTAGCTCCAGCGGTAGAGCGAACGACTCCAAATCGTTAGGTCGTGGGTTCGAATCCCTCCGCCCCTGCCAATTTAATGATGAGCTTAACTCTTTTGTGGAAGTAGAGAGCACAATGGAAAAGA is a window encoding:
- the tuf gene encoding elongation factor Tu, with product MSKEKFSRNKPHVNIGTIGHVDHGKTTLTAAITTTLAAAGKAQAMSYDQIDKSPEERERGITISTTHVEYETDVRHYAHVDCPGHADYVKNMITGAAQMDGAILVVSSADGPMPQTREHILLARQVGVPALVVFMNKVDMVDDKELLELVELEVRELLSKYEFPGDEIPIVKGSALKALEGDASEIGRPSIMKLMEACDTYIPTPARAVDKTFLMPIEDVFSISGRGTVVTGRVERGIVKVGEEVEIVGIRPTQKTTVTGIEMFRKLLDEGQAGDNCGVLLRGTKKEEVERGQVLAKPGTIKPHKKFKGEAYILTKEEGGRHTPFFNGYRPQFYFRTTDVTGVCTLKAGTEMVMPGDRVEISVELIAPIAMEKELRFAIREGGRTVGAGVVTEILE